One window from the genome of Betaproteobacteria bacterium encodes:
- a CDS encoding peroxiredoxin → MSERTAVPDFELPATGNQRFKLSAFKGHPLILYFYPKDNTPGCTDEGVQFRDLHAQFAKAGWSVFGVSRDSVASHEKFRQKMTFPFELLSDADEAACGIFGVIRMKNLYGKQVRGIERSTFAIDREGRIAREWRGVKVAGHAKEVLDFARTL, encoded by the coding sequence ATGAGCGAACGCACGGCAGTTCCGGATTTCGAGCTCCCCGCCACCGGCAACCAGCGCTTCAAGCTTTCGGCCTTCAAGGGCCACCCGCTCATCCTCTATTTCTATCCGAAGGACAACACCCCGGGCTGCACCGACGAGGGAGTGCAGTTCCGCGACCTGCATGCGCAGTTCGCGAAAGCCGGCTGGTCGGTCTTCGGCGTCTCCCGCGACTCGGTCGCCTCGCACGAGAAGTTCAGGCAGAAGATGACGTTCCCTTTCGAACTGCTCTCCGATGCCGACGAAGCGGCCTGCGGCATCTTCGGCGTCATCAGGATGAAGAACCTGTACGGCAAGCAGGTGCGCGGCATCGAGCGAAGCACCTTCGCGATCGACCGGGAAGGCCGGATTGCCCGCGAATGGCGCGGCGTGAAGGTGGCCGGGCACGCGAAGGAAGTTCTCGACTTCGCCCGCACGCTCTGA
- a CDS encoding DNA recombination protein RmuC yields MAAVAALVVAVRVARRIEVLPEAVAGDRESHHRAILTDLASGLASSSDRIASRQSEEGDRLRRAVGDELARNREQLQNFERALQEKVDLRLAEIGGKVSERLDEGFKRTNETFVSVMTRLQTIDDAQKKIETLTTNVVSLQNLLGSKSSRGALGERQLEDIVKNVLPEAAYEFQYTFQTAKNLRADCVLKLPEPSGMIAIDSKFPLENYERMISDGPDKVTPGVFKADVRRHIDDIASKYIIPGETGDGAVMFLPAESVFAEIHARHRDLVEYAGTRHVWIVSPTTLMAVLNTARVVLKDVETRKQIHIIKDELGKLGREFGRFDERLKKLAEHIRLAHEDAGQVQITGRKISEKFAAIERAELPGAKEAGAVPEASPPQLTVVPKPEQPAAGIEPAP; encoded by the coding sequence ATTGCCGCGGTGGCCGCGCTCGTGGTCGCCGTCCGGGTCGCCCGCCGGATCGAGGTCCTCCCGGAAGCCGTTGCCGGCGACCGCGAGTCCCACCACCGCGCCATACTCACCGATCTGGCCAGCGGGCTGGCCAGTTCTTCCGACCGCATCGCCTCGCGCCAGAGCGAGGAGGGCGACCGCCTGCGCCGCGCCGTGGGCGACGAGCTGGCCCGCAACCGCGAGCAGCTGCAGAACTTCGAGCGCGCGCTCCAGGAAAAGGTTGATCTGCGCCTGGCCGAGATCGGCGGCAAGGTGAGCGAGCGGCTCGACGAGGGCTTCAAGCGCACCAACGAGACCTTCGTGAGCGTGATGACGCGCCTGCAGACCATCGACGACGCGCAGAAGAAGATCGAGACGCTCACCACCAACGTGGTGAGCCTGCAGAACCTGCTGGGCAGCAAGAGCTCGCGCGGGGCGCTGGGCGAGCGCCAGCTCGAGGACATCGTGAAGAACGTGCTCCCCGAGGCGGCCTACGAATTCCAGTACACGTTCCAGACCGCGAAGAACCTGCGCGCCGACTGCGTGCTGAAGCTTCCCGAGCCCAGCGGGATGATCGCCATCGACTCCAAGTTCCCGCTCGAGAACTACGAGCGCATGATCTCGGACGGCCCGGACAAGGTGACGCCGGGCGTGTTCAAGGCCGACGTGCGCCGCCACATCGACGACATCGCCTCGAAGTACATCATCCCGGGCGAGACGGGCGACGGCGCGGTGATGTTCCTGCCCGCCGAATCCGTGTTCGCCGAGATCCACGCCCGCCATCGCGACCTCGTGGAGTACGCGGGCACCCGGCACGTGTGGATCGTTTCACCCACCACGCTGATGGCGGTACTCAACACCGCTCGCGTGGTGCTGAAGGACGTCGAGACGCGCAAGCAGATTCACATCATCAAGGACGAGCTCGGCAAGCTCGGGCGCGAGTTCGGCCGCTTCGACGAGCGCCTGAAGAAGCTCGCCGAGCACATTCGCCTGGCCCACGAGGATGCGGGCCAGGTGCAGATCACCGGCCGAAAGATCAGCGAGAAGTTCGCGGCGATCGAGCGCGCGGAGCTCCCCGGCGCGAAGGAAGCCGGCGCGGTGCCGGAGGCCAGCCCGCCCCAGCTTACCGTGGTGCCGAAGCCGGAGCAGCCGGCGGCGGGAATCGAACCCGCACCTTGA
- the typA gene encoding translational GTPase TypA has product MSRPLRNIAIIAHVDHGKTTLVDKLLQQAGTFAKHQHIVERVMDSGDIEKERGITILAKNTAVDYHGVHINIVDTPGHADFGGEVERVLSMVDGVLLLVDAVEGPMPQTRFVTRKALAQGLKPIVVVNKVDRESARPDWVVSQTFDLMDKLGATEDQLDFPVIYASALNGWAAVEAGKVGEDMRPLFDAILKHVPAPTGDPEGPLQLQISAVDYTSFLGRIAVGRIRRGTIRKAQEVVILSGDAAPRKAKIGLVRSFQGLEKVEMESAAAGEIVSVTGIEDFTIGATFADPITPEALPFLGVDEPTLTMNFQVNKSPFAGQEGKYVTSRQIRDRLTRELLANVALRVEDTEDADIFRVSGRGELHLTILIENMRREGYEIAVGKPRVVVKEVNGERHEPWELLTVDVEQDNQGRLMEELGRRGGELQDMVPDGKGRVRLDYKIPSRGLIGFHMEFMTLTRGTGIKSHVFDEYGPVKGELPSRRSGVLISSEQGEAVAFALWNLEARGRMFVSPGERVYEGMVIGIHTRDNDLIVNPVKGKKLTNVRAAGKDENVLLTPPIILTLEGAVEFIDDDELVEVTPKNIRLRKRHLLEHDRKRASREDQAA; this is encoded by the coding sequence ATGTCGCGCCCGCTCCGCAATATCGCCATCATCGCCCACGTCGACCACGGCAAGACCACGCTCGTCGACAAGCTCCTGCAGCAGGCTGGCACTTTCGCCAAGCACCAGCACATCGTCGAGCGCGTGATGGACTCGGGTGACATCGAGAAAGAGCGCGGCATCACCATCCTCGCCAAGAACACGGCGGTGGATTATCACGGCGTGCACATCAACATCGTGGACACCCCCGGTCACGCGGACTTCGGCGGCGAAGTCGAGCGCGTGCTCTCGATGGTCGACGGCGTGCTGCTGCTGGTCGATGCGGTGGAAGGCCCGATGCCCCAGACCCGCTTCGTCACGCGCAAGGCGCTGGCGCAGGGGCTCAAGCCCATCGTGGTCGTGAACAAGGTGGACCGCGAGAGCGCGCGTCCCGACTGGGTCGTGAGCCAGACCTTCGACCTCATGGACAAGCTGGGGGCCACCGAGGACCAGCTCGATTTCCCGGTGATCTATGCCTCCGCGCTCAACGGCTGGGCCGCAGTCGAGGCCGGCAAGGTCGGCGAGGACATGCGCCCGCTCTTCGACGCGATCCTCAAGCACGTGCCGGCGCCCACGGGCGACCCCGAAGGCCCGCTGCAGTTGCAGATCAGCGCCGTGGACTACACGAGCTTTCTCGGGCGGATCGCAGTCGGCCGCATCCGTCGCGGCACGATCCGCAAGGCCCAGGAGGTCGTGATCCTCTCGGGCGACGCAGCGCCCCGCAAGGCGAAGATCGGGCTGGTGCGCTCCTTCCAGGGCCTGGAGAAGGTCGAGATGGAATCCGCCGCGGCAGGCGAGATCGTGTCCGTCACGGGCATCGAGGACTTCACGATCGGCGCCACCTTTGCCGACCCCATCACGCCGGAGGCCCTGCCGTTCCTGGGCGTCGACGAGCCCACGCTCACCATGAACTTTCAGGTGAACAAGTCGCCGTTCGCCGGGCAGGAGGGCAAGTACGTCACCAGCCGGCAGATCCGCGACCGCCTCACGCGCGAGCTGCTCGCGAACGTGGCGCTGCGCGTGGAGGACACGGAGGACGCCGATATCTTCCGGGTGTCGGGGAGGGGCGAGCTGCACCTCACGATCCTCATCGAGAACATGCGCCGCGAAGGCTACGAGATCGCGGTGGGCAAGCCGCGCGTCGTGGTGAAGGAAGTCAACGGCGAGAGGCACGAGCCGTGGGAATTGCTCACCGTCGACGTCGAGCAGGACAACCAGGGCCGTCTCATGGAGGAACTGGGCCGGCGCGGCGGCGAGCTGCAGGACATGGTGCCGGACGGCAAGGGCCGCGTGCGCCTCGACTACAAGATCCCGTCGCGTGGACTCATCGGCTTCCACATGGAATTCATGACGCTCACGCGCGGCACGGGGATCAAGAGCCACGTGTTCGACGAATACGGCCCAGTGAAGGGGGAGTTGCCCTCGCGCCGCAGCGGCGTGCTGATCTCCTCGGAGCAGGGTGAGGCCGTTGCCTTTGCGCTCTGGAACCTGGAGGCGCGCGGTCGCATGTTCGTCTCCCCGGGCGAGCGCGTCTACGAGGGCATGGTGATCGGCATCCACACGCGCGACAACGATCTCATCGTGAACCCGGTGAAGGGCAAGAAGCTCACCAACGTGCGTGCCGCAGGCAAGGACGAGAACGTCCTGCTCACGCCGCCCATCATCCTCACGCTGGAAGGCGCCGTGGAGTTCATCGACGACGACGAGCTGGTCGAGGTGACGCCCAAGAACATCCGCCTGCGCAAGCGCCACCTGCTGGAACACGACCGCAAGCGCGCCTCGCGCGAGGACCAGGCCGCCTGA
- a CDS encoding sensor histidine kinase, with translation MNTAGPARSLQSRLLWWLVPALAVLVAINSVSAYRTALRAVNTAYDRSLLAVARTVADRVELRRGHVAVEVPYIALDFFESDLRGRVYYRVGDLDGKSVSGYDDLPPMPPGVPRSEEYFALAHFYDDQYRGEAVRVVALYQPVFDENDRGMALVQVAETFVSRESQTRNLMVSTLISQGLLVALAALVILVVVRTAFRPLARLRSELDARKAGDLSSIDTRGVPSEIGSLVVGMNGYVARLKDTLDRQERFIAEASHQLRTPLSVLRAQAGLALREDDPAQLRETLAAMDRSVGDTIHLANQLLMRAKAQHGLAAPIFGDLDLAQVAREACLDLGAGAVAKRIDLGFEGDHAVAMRGDPTLLRELVKNLVDNAIRYTPEAGRVTVRLSAAGEPPAIEVEDNGEGVAAADRERIFDPFYRLTSSEQPGVGLGLSIVRDIARAHGADIELTDGPGGVGLKVRVRFPPPAAPASAPR, from the coding sequence ATGAACACGGCCGGGCCCGCGCGCAGCCTGCAGTCGCGCCTGCTCTGGTGGCTTGTGCCGGCCCTTGCGGTCCTGGTGGCGATCAATTCCGTGAGCGCCTACCGCACGGCTCTCAGGGCGGTGAACACGGCCTACGACCGCTCGCTCCTCGCGGTCGCACGCACCGTGGCCGACCGGGTCGAGCTGCGCCGTGGACACGTCGCGGTGGAGGTGCCCTACATCGCGCTCGACTTCTTCGAATCGGACCTGCGCGGGCGTGTCTACTACCGCGTCGGTGACCTCGACGGGAAGTCCGTCTCGGGCTACGACGACCTTCCCCCCATGCCGCCGGGAGTGCCGCGTTCCGAGGAATATTTCGCGTTGGCGCATTTCTACGATGACCAGTACCGCGGCGAGGCCGTTCGAGTGGTCGCGCTCTATCAGCCCGTATTCGACGAGAACGACCGTGGCATGGCCCTGGTCCAGGTGGCCGAGACCTTCGTCTCGCGCGAATCGCAGACACGAAATCTCATGGTCTCCACCCTCATCAGCCAGGGACTGCTCGTCGCCCTGGCGGCGCTGGTGATCCTGGTGGTCGTCCGGACAGCCTTTCGCCCGCTGGCGCGGCTGCGCTCCGAGCTCGACGCGCGCAAGGCGGGCGATCTGTCTTCCATCGATACCCGCGGCGTTCCCAGCGAGATCGGCTCGCTGGTGGTCGGCATGAACGGCTACGTGGCGCGGCTGAAGGACACGCTGGACCGGCAGGAGCGCTTCATCGCCGAAGCCTCTCACCAGCTGCGTACGCCACTTTCGGTGCTGCGCGCGCAGGCCGGGCTCGCACTTCGCGAGGACGATCCCGCGCAGCTGCGCGAGACGCTCGCGGCCATGGACCGCTCGGTCGGGGACACGATCCATCTCGCCAACCAGTTGCTCATGCGCGCAAAGGCACAGCACGGTCTCGCCGCGCCGATCTTCGGCGATCTCGACCTCGCGCAGGTTGCCCGCGAGGCCTGCCTGGACCTGGGAGCCGGGGCCGTCGCCAAGCGCATCGACCTGGGATTCGAGGGCGACCACGCCGTGGCAATGCGCGGCGACCCCACGCTCTTGCGCGAACTCGTGAAGAACCTCGTCGACAACGCAATCCGCTACACGCCGGAGGCAGGACGCGTCACCGTACGGCTGTCGGCAGCGGGCGAGCCGCCCGCCATCGAGGTCGAAGACAACGGGGAAGGCGTCGCCGCCGCCGACCGCGAGCGCATCTTCGACCCCTTCTACCGACTGACCTCGAGCGAGCAGCCGGGGGTCGGGCTGGGACTGTCTATCGTGAGGGACATCGCCCGCGCGCACGGCGCGGACATCGAGCTCACCGACGGTCCGGGCGGCGTCGGCCTCAAGGTGCGGGTTCGATTCCCGCCGCCGGCTGCTCCGGCTTCGGCACCACGGTAA
- a CDS encoding 4-deoxy-4-formamido-L-arabinose-phosphoundecaprenol deformylase produces the protein MLASATFRPAPPVKLALKIDVDTYRGTREGVPRLVDLLKKHGAGATFLFSLGPDHTGRAIARVLRPGFLGKVGRTSVLSHYGIRTLLYGTLLPGPDIGKRCAPILRGVRDAGFEVGIHTWDHVKWQDGVGSADEAWTERQMAAARDRFREVFAQEPKVHGAAGWQMNVHAYRRTQRFGFDYCSDTRGTCPFMPVHRAEIVACPQVPTTLPTLDELIGLDGVTQASVAEAILELTKVPLGQTLPGPCPDHVFTLHAELEGMKLAPAFERLLEGWKDQGYQLVAMRDLYAALEPTALPLHSVRDGEIPGRSGTLSMQGPAFLPSPSTP, from the coding sequence ATGCTAGCATCCGCGACCTTTCGCCCTGCTCCGCCCGTGAAACTCGCCCTCAAGATCGACGTGGACACCTATCGCGGCACGCGCGAAGGAGTGCCACGCCTCGTCGACCTGCTGAAGAAGCACGGGGCGGGCGCCACGTTCCTCTTCAGCCTCGGACCCGACCATACGGGGCGGGCCATTGCGCGCGTCTTGCGTCCGGGATTCCTGGGCAAGGTCGGGCGCACGTCGGTGCTTTCGCACTACGGGATCCGCACCCTCCTCTACGGCACCCTGCTTCCCGGGCCCGACATCGGCAAGCGCTGTGCGCCCATCCTGAGAGGCGTGCGAGACGCGGGCTTCGAGGTCGGCATCCACACCTGGGATCACGTGAAATGGCAGGACGGCGTGGGCTCGGCCGACGAGGCCTGGACGGAACGCCAGATGGCTGCCGCGCGCGACCGGTTTCGCGAGGTCTTCGCCCAGGAGCCCAAGGTCCACGGCGCCGCCGGCTGGCAGATGAACGTGCACGCGTATCGCCGAACCCAGCGCTTCGGGTTCGACTACTGCTCGGACACGCGCGGGACGTGCCCCTTCATGCCCGTCCACCGCGCCGAGATCGTCGCGTGCCCGCAGGTTCCCACGACCCTCCCCACGCTCGACGAACTCATCGGCCTGGACGGCGTGACGCAGGCCAGCGTGGCTGAAGCGATTCTCGAACTCACGAAAGTGCCGCTCGGGCAGACGCTTCCCGGCCCCTGCCCGGACCACGTTTTCACGCTGCATGCGGAGCTGGAGGGCATGAAGCTCGCGCCCGCCTTCGAGCGTCTGCTGGAGGGCTGGAAGGATCAGGGCTACCAGCTCGTGGCAATGCGCGATCTGTACGCCGCACTGGAGCCGACAGCCCTTCCCCTGCACTCGGTCCGCGACGGCGAAATCCCGGGCCGCAGCGGCACGCTTTCCATGCAGGGGCCGGCCTTTCTTCCTTCCCCATCAACCCCATAG